CTCGACATTTGACAAGAAAGCCGACCCCCTGCGAGAAATAGCCCGCTTTATTGCCCAGAGAGATAGATAATTACCTAAGAAATCAAGGCACTACTAATTCAACATAGTTTTTAGCAAATCTCTCACTTATATAATCGGTTGCCCGAAATGCTATTTCCATTACTTTTTCAGATTCACTTGTTGCGTCTCTAATTATATCAATATATTTTCTTTCTTTAATTTTTCTGAATGCCGGCAAAAAGTTCATATCATATACCCAACCCAAATTAAGAATCTTAAATTCATTAACTGTTTTTACATGTTTATAATCAACAGGTTCTTGGTTCAGAACCGAACTGTAAACAATATCGGAAATCGAATTTTCATCTGAAAATTTACGCATATGCCTGTCAGCATTCCTGCAATTATCGTTTCCCGCATTACTATAATAATCTGTTATTATCCTGAAGATATCTAATTTATCGGCATCACGCAATAACTTCAGGAAAAACATTCCCCTGTCACTGCCATCTGTATGTAAAAACGGCAAATTATGATGCAAAACTGTATACATGATTATACCTTTTGTTACTTGATCAAATTCATCTAAAATCTTCTTCTCATTTAATACTCTAATCCCTTCATGAGCATGATTCGATGACCGTAAATCATTAAACGTATCATAATGAACTATTTGCTCAAATCTGCCAATATCATGAAAAAGGGCAATAATCTCAGCTATTAAAAGATCCTGCTCGTTCATACCGATATCTCTTCCCAAATTTACTATTTCCTCACAAACCCTATCGGTATGATCTTTTTTAAGCTTAATGCTCATACACATTTCATTACTCCGTACGTCAAGAGAACAAATATAATCTTCAAACCATAATCTTAAATTCTGTGTTTTTATTTTATCCATAGTTATATTTATATACTTAATCTTTAAGATTTCAAGGTAATAAAGATATTCCATACCAGGGGTCACACCTATTTGATGAATAGGTGTGACCCCTTTATTTAAAGCGAATTCTTTCTTTCTGTGAGTAATTTTTTGTGCATATGCTCTTGTTCAATTATCGCTTCTATTGCCTTTTGAGCATCTTCAGGAAAACCCTCTTTCATTGTCGTATAAAATTCGATCGATTGATCTTCAAATCCAATTGCTAACTCAAGTGCTTGTGAAATATCTTTTATTTGTGCCGCCATCTCCGCACCTTTGTTTTCTTCAGTAAAAACATAATTCCCTGCAAGACGATTCATCCCAAGGTAATAGTCTTCTGTTTGCAGTATGCCTTCTTTTTCAGTACCGCTGGCTTCCATAATATCTTCAAATGTTCTGACGTGGTTCTCTTCTGCATGAGCTAACTGCTGAAACAATTCTTTAACAGAAGCATCATCTATTTCACGTGCAAGTGTGTCATAAAAGAATTTACCGTTTCTTTCGACCTGTATCGCAAGCTGAATAATACCTTCAATTGAAAATAGTTTACTCATACAACCCTCCTTTGATAGTTCTTATCACTAATCTAGTGCTATTATAGCAGTATTGATATATTATTTCTATACACTATTAACGTAAATTAAACACTTCACGTATTCACCATAACAAAGGAGAAAACAATGGTACGCATATATATGATAGGTTTTATTCTTCTTGCTACGATGTGCACCGGGTGCGAGAACGGCCATCTAAATCTTACCGAAAAAGATACCGGGAAAACAATAACACTTTCTGTTGGACAAGATTTTACCGTTACACTGCCCGGTAATCCGACAACCGGTTATACATGGAAACTAAATGCCGCAAAAACGAACGGCGTGTCACAAGTTAAAAAACTCAACTATATCGGGGATTCAGATTCAAAACTTGTTGGATCAGGAGGATCATTCACTTTCACATTCAAAGTTACAGCCAAAGGGAAAAACCGAATAACGCTTGAATACCTGCGACCATGGGAAAAGGGTGTTCCAGCTGCTAAGACATTTGAAATAAACATTGATGGAGTATAAATATTTATCCCTCTATAAGGGATATCCATACTTCACGTGAACGAGGACCATCAAACTCACAAAAATAGATTCCCTGCCAGGTACCTAAAAGCAGGCTTCTATCCTGCACGATCACTGTCTGCGAATGCCCAAGCATGCTTGATTTGATATGTGCGTGTGAATTACCCTCGAGATGACGGTACGGGCCCTTTTTCGGCACAATTCTTTCAAGGGCACCAATCATATCTGAAACAACACTTGGATCAGCGTTTTCATTTATGGTAAGACCAGCGGTTGTATGAGGAACATATATCTGACACATACCACTTTTTATTTTTGCCTCCGAGACAATGTCACTCACCTTTTGTGTTATATCAATAAAACATGTTCCACGGGATGTTTTCACTGCTATTTTCTTTAACATACTGCAGCCTCAAGGAGTGATATTCTTTTTTCGTCTACTACGTAATCGGCAAGACACGTAAGATGTGAAATATCTGTTTCTGAAGACATGTTCTCTATTGCTTTTTTAGCGCACTGGGCATATCGCTTTGCAGCGGCAAGTGACGAATCTAAACACATGTTCTCATGTAATAACTCCTTAAGTTTTGCTGATGAGCCCGTATCATCGTGAGAAAAAATCAATTCTTTCACTTGCTCATTATCTCCTGTTTTACAAACAAGCTGAATAAACGGCAAGGTGATATCCCCTCGCTTTAAATCCAAATCCAGTGGTTTTCCAGCACTCTTCTGATCACCAAAAACATCTAAAAGATCATCCATTATTTGAAATGCGAGACCGACATTTTTTCCATATTCTCGCAAACTATTTTGTGCTGTTTCAGATGCGCCGGAAAGAAGCGCGCCAACATGACATGCTGCAGCAAAAAGTGATGCGGTTTTCTTATCAATAATTTCACAGTATTCACGTTCGGTTAAATCAGCATTATACCGATTTGAAATCTGCATCATTTCGCCTTCACACACTTTTTTTACTGCATCGGCGATTATTCCCCTGCATGAAAAGAGTGCATCCGAAGAAGCTGTACATAGCGCGCATGACAGCATATAGTCCCCAAACATTACCGCACTTTCATTTCCGAATCGGGCATTATGAGTAGGATTATTTCTTCTGACACGCGACTGATCAACAACATCGTCGTGAAGCAAAGTTGCCGTATGAAGCAATTCTAATGACGTAGCTACATCTATATGCTCTTGCTTAATACTGCCACATAGCTTACCTGACAAAAAAACAAACAGTGGTCGAAGCCGTTTTCCTTTGCCTTTGGTCGCATGATTAACACAACGATCAACATAGGGAATCCCGGAAACCAAGCTTTCTTCGATCTTTTGTTCCAGTAACGTTAATTCCGGTTGTACTAATGAATATATCTTTTTCATATCAATCATAGTTTTTTTATACTACATATACGCAAACATCGTCACGATTTATTTGTAATATAGTTATGAATACCTAAAGCCGCTTTTTTCCCTTCGCCCATTGCCCAAATAACCGTTGCCGCGCCAACACCGCCTGCAATACACACTACCGTCCCGTATTTCCTAATTGCGGTTGGCATCCCCAAAGGACCTGAAACATCAAGGATATGATCTCCGACTTCTAATGCCCCTAGATGCATTGTACTCTTACCCACTTCCTGGACGATGACTGCGTGCAATATCCGGCACGAGCACCTTAAAAAGATTTACTTCTTTGGTAAGTTTTTTCTTTTCGATAATCTTAAACATTAATTCATCCGCATTTGTATTAAAGGATTTATTGCATGTTTGTATACACTATCAGATTTCTACCTTGAAAATCTAATAAATAATTCATAAAATCAATTCAGTTTATGATACTATGCAAAAAAAGGAGTTTTCATATGAAAATGCGTACAATAACAGATGGCACATATTATGTTGGGGCAGTTGATTGGGAAAGGCGGATTTTTGATTCGCTTATTCCCCTACCTGATGGCACAAGTTACAATGCATACCTCATAAAAGGATCAGAAAAGACTGTTCTCATAGACACTGTTGACCCGGCAAAAAAAGATATTCTTTTTGAACAACTCGAATCAATAGATCATATAGATTATATTATTCATCAACATGCTGAGCAGGATCATTCCGGTTCACTGCCATTTCTTCTGGAAAAATACAAAGACGCAAAAGTGGTTACCAATCCGCGGTGTAAAGATCTGCTTATTGACCACCTGCATGTCCCGGAAGATATATTCATTTGCGTTAAAGATGGAGATACATTATCACTCGGAAACAAAACGCTTACCTTTATATATACGCCGTGGGTACACTGGCCGGAAACAATGTCTACATATCTTGCAGAAGACAAGATACTCTTTACCTGTGACTTTTTCGGCTCACATTTAGCGACAAGTGATTTATTTGTTCCCGATGAAGCGCTTGTTCTTGAAGCGGCAAAAAGATATTATGCTGAGATCATGATGCCGTTTAGAAGTGTCATACAAGCAAATCTCAAAAAACTCAGTGCATACGATATAAGCATCATTGCGCCAAGCCATGGCCCCTTATACAATAGGCCCTCATTTATCATTGATGCATACAATGACTGGGTATCATCACCGCCAAAAAATCTTGTCGTCATCCCATACATATCAATGCATGAGAGCACTAGAATCATGGTGAAACATCTTACAACCTCACTCATTGAACGGAATGTAAGCGTACAAGAATTTGATCTTACAGTAACAGACATTGGCAAACTCGCTATTTCACTGGTTGATGCAGGAACACTTGTTATCGGAACGCCCACGGTGCATATCGGGCCACATCCGCTTGTTGTAAACGCGGCTTTCCTCACAAATGTCTTGCGACCAAAATTGCAACACCTGTCCGTTATAGGGTCATTTGGATGGGGAGGAAAAACACTCGAACAACTTACCGCCATGACAAGCGGCTTAAAGGCAGAGCTGCTTACCCCGGTATTATGCAAGGGGCTTCCACGAAAAGAAGATTTAGAGGCAATTGAAGCACTTGCTGAAACCATACAACAAAAACATACTGAAAAAGCTTTTACATAAACGCATAAAGGGGACGGTCCCGAATTTTTTGTAAAAATTGGGACTGCCCCCTTTATGTTTTCTCTAAGCAAAAAGTGATTGCACCTTTTTCATGTTTTTACCGATATCAATGCCATACTCGCACCGTGCAACACATTCGCTACATGTAAGACATTTCGCGCTATGCTGCGCACCATTATAAAGATCATAGTTTTCTCGTGCAAGCCGCAGATCACCGTATCCTTCTTTATACATAAGCACTCTGTTTAAAGTCGGTATATCAGTATTATTTTTACAGCTTGCGACACATTTTCCGCACCGTCGGCAATATGTCCCTTCAATAGATTTTGCATATTTATTGAGTATTTTCCGGTCTGACCACCCAAGCATGGTTCCCATTACCACAAAATCTTCGTCTAACTGTTCGTAGCTGATCATACTTGGAATCGCATTTGATACGTTCTTATCATCAAGCACCCAACGAAGCGACGCCTGATGCGGTGTCATGTTACCAATAGCTTTAGTCTCGTACCCGCCGTTTTGTGTTTTCATCGCAACAACACCCAGTCCTGCCTTATGACAACGAGCTATTGCTTCCGCAACATTATGCGGACTCATGAAATTATATGAGACCAAAACCATATCATAAAAAGCACTCTTCACAGCGGCATCCAATACGATCGTTTCATTTGCATGTGTGGTAACACCCGTAAACCTGATCTTTCCGGCTTTTTTACACTTTTCCAGAGCCTCTATTGCAACAGAGTCAAGAACACCTGCCGCATCCGTTTTATTGTGTAACTGCATAACGTCAATATAATCTGTTTGGAGACTTTTAAGACTTGCATCAATCGATGCAGTCATTGACTCCACGCTATGGTTTCCGTCATTATGCACTTTTGTCGCAATTATGACTTTGTCACGTACACCTTTTAAGGCTTTGCCCAATATTTTTTCATTATTGCCGCCCATATAACAATGTGCGGTATCATAATAATTTATCCCCATATCAACGGCTTTACGAATAACATTCGGCTCGGATGTCCTCATTACACCAAAACTAATTGTCGTTACATTGAGACCTGTTTTTCCAAAGGGCCGATATTCGATCCTACCCTCGGTAGCTTTATTTTTGGCAAATAATTTCTGTGGAAGCATCAAGTGTTTTACTCCTGACATGAGGAGCCCGGCACCGAGAGCACCTAATGATGTCTTTTTAACAAAATCTCTGCGAGAGATTTGAGACATACTTTCCTCCTTTATTATTGTGCACTATTAACATCCGAAATACCTAAAATAGCATCTATTATATCTGATGCCCGCTCAGGAGTAGATATTTTTTCTAATGTTGGTTCAATGTGCTGTGTGAATTGCTCATACGGAACAATTGTAAATTTCTTTTTTCTTATGTTTCCATGCTCTAATACCGGGATATTGTTGGCTAAACTTTCCGGCCCGATCATTAATACATATTTGTCCGGCGCGTCTATATATTTAAACGGTACACATAACCCATCGTACATATACACTATTTCCGAAGGATCGATATCAAGTTTATACAGCATTGCGATAAAAACATCTATTTTTTCCTGTACTTGCCCTTCGGTAAGAATCCGATACTTTACAAACTGATTTAACAGCGCTTCTTTTCTTATCTGCCACTTCCGATACTCGTCTTTAAGCTCAATTCCTCTGAATAATGCGAGCACACTCACCAGTAGCGCACTTTCATCCCCAAACGCTTTTTGCGCACCCTTGCCAAATATTGGGTCTTTATCAAAAATACTCGGCAAGGCAAGCCCTCGGTTTTCATTAATGAGTATACGTTCAAAAGAACTTTTGTCTCCCTGCATCATCATTGATACGTAGGGATTATGAGCATTAAAATTTGTCATATTCGGAACAATAACTGCATATGAAATATCTTTTGCTTTTAATTCATCGGTTATACCCTCTAAATGAAAACCGCCTGCAACGAGAATGCTGTAGCGCACCTTTTCCTTTTTCATACGAGAAATGACATTTTTCATTATTGCTTTATCACGATCAAGCGCAATCTGATAAAACCTCTCAAAAAGAGGAAGTGAGCGAAGAATTTTTTTAAGTGCAGGTACATTCTCAAGCATACTGTTAACCATCTTCTTTTCAAGTGGCATTGTCTTAGGATTTTCTAAGCATTTCTGGGCATCATCACGTAAACGGGCAGTAAATACATTGGGAGTAAAATTTTTTCGGTTATTAATAAAATACTGCGCTTCATCACGAGGCAAATTCAGTGATACCAATTTTTTTACGATATTAAAATTGTAAAAATATCTTTCAAATTGCTTTTCATATTCACTCGCAAACAATTTATCTTTTAACAAATAGGTAATTGTATCAAGTTCGTTTATAAGATTTGACCTATTAATTTTCGCATTGAGTGCCAGTAGCCGAACATAATTATTAAACTCAGGTAACCGGGTTATATATAAACCACAAGTCCGTGCAGTATTTTTAAGCAACATATAATACTTATACTGACTTATTTCTCCTGCTCTCAAAAGCAGACTTTTTCTGACAAGTTTTGCATATGAACGTTTTGTCAGTTTTTTCTGTAATACACGCAAAATCCGTTCACGTTCCTCTTCAACTTTATTCCCATCAATACGGTTTTCCAGATAAAGCACTTTTAAGAATAATTGGACATTACGGTATTCCTCCAGATCAAGTTTTTCTTTTTTTGCAAAACCATTGAGGTAGACTGCATACTCATGAACAGATATTAAATCTTCACTGAAATCATCATATTTTTCTAACAAGCGTGCACTCGGCTTAGAAAACGTCCTGTCCCGTATGACGATCAACGCTTTTTTTATCTTGTTTATTGTATCAACATATTCTTTCCTTTGCGTATGCGCATTTCTAAACGCTTCGAAGTTTTCCTGATACAAATCCCTGTCTTCCGCACCATAAATTAGAACGGGCACATCTTCAACAATAGAAAAATATTCCGCTCCATTTATCTGGCCCTGACTCAAGAAATAATCACCGATCTGTTTCTTTATATCGTCCTGCGGGATAGATGCGGGTGTAGAAGTATCAATAAATCCGCTTGCACCTTCAATATTGATCATTATTTTTTCACTATGAAACGTCTTTCGGATAGTTTTAATAATACGGGCACAGTTTTTCTGTACCTCAAAATTACCATGCACATCTTCAATATAGACAAGTGATATATCGCTCTTCCCCTTATATATTTCTTTTATGCGACCATATTCTTCCGAAACAGATATATCGCTCACATCAAATGTATCAATATTGTTGTTTTCACCGTTAAATGAATTATATGAAAAGACCTGAAAAGAGGGGGACAAGATAAATAATACGGATAATAGTGCTATAACAAGACGATTATGTAGATAACGATAGCGCAACATTACTGCCTCTATTAGGTTTGTTGAGATACCCTTATTATACCCTATTTTAAGCGTTTGTCAATAGTGAGACTAGAAAAGTCGCAAGTGAAACTATGCGAGTTTTCTTTAGTCGAACTATCCCCCCTGTTTTATGATTTTGGAGGATATATCCGAGAAAATCTAGGGGGGATTAAGACAATAAGTGCCAAATAGAAATTATGTAAAGTTTCCAAAGATTTAGTCCTCGAAGAGGGAACTATCCCCCCTGTTTTATGATTTTGAAGGACATAGTTCAAAAAATCGAGTGGGACGATTTTGGAGGCGAAGCCCGAGAGGAGGGATCACTATGAATGGGAGCGCAGGAATCGGACAGCGATTTCAAGAGTGAGAAAATACTCACCGCCCCGATAAATCGGGGCGGTGTTTGTTGGGGAGTTTCACCCCTTGTTTCACTATTTCACATTCCACTTTAATGATTTGGGTGCAGAAGCTCCTGTCTCTGGTTTCAGAGAGCTCTTATCCTGCCCCGAAACGCTTGCTTCTTGTTGCTCTGTTTGCACACTCCAGCTTGCATTTACCACGGCATCAATTTTATCTGGCGGCATTTTTGTAGCTGCTGAAACTTCTTCTTCCTCTTCTTGCACTGCCGCGCCCTCCGCAACAGACTTATCTATCGATTTGCATCTTTTAGCCAAAACATCCATCGAGCTTTCAAATTCCTTATGGGCACCCTCGCTAATCGAACCGGTAGCTCTACCTTTCATCTCGACTTTTTCTTCTTTATCAGCATTATTTATCTTGCGAAGTGCGATTAAAGCAAGCCTGTCTTTTCTATCCTTTGAATCCGTTGAATTTAAGTCTATCGCGTTTCCATCTCTATCCAAGCTGGCTACCTCGTTTCCGTCCTTATCCAAATCTATACTTGCCTGTGCCTCAACCTCGCCATTCTTTACCAGCTTTACTGTAAGTATCGCATTTCCTGTTTCTTTATCTATAGTTTTTACGATTTCCTGGCAGGCTATTTCTTTTCCATTTTCACCGTATTCAATATTGATACGATCTATAGTTCCAACCTCTTCTCCCGAAACATCTTTCATAACCTCGTGATAATCTGTCGGGAGCGGATTACCATCTTCGCCTTTATCTTTACCATATTCGATCCCACCCCGCTCAACTTCGATAAGATTGCCGCTTTCATCTTTCTTTGCGTACGTATAACTCTTAAGCTGCCCTTCGTTTTCTCCTTCTTGATATTCCTCTTTGTTAGTTTTCCCTTCAGTGACCGCCAGAGAAGTTAAGACTAGTTTTCCCATTTTCTCCTCGGCTTTGGTTGGAGTTTCTTCAAGATGGTCTACCCCAACCTGTCCTCCCAAATCGTATTTAGCTTTATCAAGTAGAGCTTGTAATACAAGCGAGTCTATAGCATCGGATTTCTCAGTGGGGGGGAATTCCTGATACTTCATTTTCCCGATACCGTTAGGATATTCTGCTATTGTGTGTATTATGTTTGTATTTTCCCAATTACACACCGTTCTTTTCTGAGAACCATTGTCGTAACATACTGATGCCATGGCCACCGCCCCGTTACTCCAATA
This window of the Candidatus Ancaeobacter aquaticus genome carries:
- a CDS encoding HD domain-containing protein, with product MEYLYYLEILKIKYINITMDKIKTQNLRLWFEDYICSLDVRSNEMCMSIKLKKDHTDRVCEEIVNLGRDIGMNEQDLLIAEIIALFHDIGRFEQIVHYDTFNDLRSSNHAHEGIRVLNEKKILDEFDQVTKGIIMYTVLHHNLPFLHTDGSDRGMFFLKLLRDADKLDIFRIITDYYSNAGNDNCRNADRHMRKFSDENSISDIVYSSVLNQEPVDYKHVKTVNEFKILNLGWVYDMNFLPAFRKIKERKYIDIIRDATSESEKVMEIAFRATDYISERFAKNYVELVVP
- a CDS encoding ferritin family protein; its protein translation is MSKLFSIEGIIQLAIQVERNGKFFYDTLAREIDDASVKELFQQLAHAEENHVRTFEDIMEASGTEKEGILQTEDYYLGMNRLAGNYVFTEENKGAEMAAQIKDISQALELAIGFEDQSIEFYTTMKEGFPEDAQKAIEAIIEQEHMHKKLLTERKNSL
- a CDS encoding protease inhibitor I42 family protein, coding for MVRIYMIGFILLATMCTGCENGHLNLTEKDTGKTITLSVGQDFTVTLPGNPTTGYTWKLNAAKTNGVSQVKKLNYIGDSDSKLVGSGGSFTFTFKVTAKGKNRITLEYLRPWEKGVPAAKTFEINIDGV
- a CDS encoding secondary thiamine-phosphate synthase enzyme YjbQ, which encodes MLKKIAVKTSRGTCFIDITQKVSDIVSEAKIKSGMCQIYVPHTTAGLTINENADPSVVSDMIGALERIVPKKGPYRHLEGNSHAHIKSSMLGHSQTVIVQDRSLLLGTWQGIYFCEFDGPRSREVWISLIEG
- a CDS encoding polyprenyl synthetase family protein translates to MIDMKKIYSLVQPELTLLEQKIEESLVSGIPYVDRCVNHATKGKGKRLRPLFVFLSGKLCGSIKQEHIDVATSLELLHTATLLHDDVVDQSRVRRNNPTHNARFGNESAVMFGDYMLSCALCTASSDALFSCRGIIADAVKKVCEGEMMQISNRYNADLTEREYCEIIDKKTASLFAAACHVGALLSGASETAQNSLREYGKNVGLAFQIMDDLLDVFGDQKSAGKPLDLDLKRGDITLPFIQLVCKTGDNEQVKELIFSHDDTGSSAKLKELLHENMCLDSSLAAAKRYAQCAKKAIENMSSETDISHLTCLADYVVDEKRISLLEAAVC
- a CDS encoding FprA family A-type flavoprotein encodes the protein MKMRTITDGTYYVGAVDWERRIFDSLIPLPDGTSYNAYLIKGSEKTVLIDTVDPAKKDILFEQLESIDHIDYIIHQHAEQDHSGSLPFLLEKYKDAKVVTNPRCKDLLIDHLHVPEDIFICVKDGDTLSLGNKTLTFIYTPWVHWPETMSTYLAEDKILFTCDFFGSHLATSDLFVPDEALVLEAAKRYYAEIMMPFRSVIQANLKKLSAYDISIIAPSHGPLYNRPSFIIDAYNDWVSSPPKNLVVIPYISMHESTRIMVKHLTTSLIERNVSVQEFDLTVTDIGKLAISLVDAGTLVIGTPTVHIGPHPLVVNAAFLTNVLRPKLQHLSVIGSFGWGGKTLEQLTAMTSGLKAELLTPVLCKGLPRKEDLEAIEALAETIQQKHTEKAFT
- a CDS encoding aldo/keto reductase yields the protein MSQISRRDFVKKTSLGALGAGLLMSGVKHLMLPQKLFAKNKATEGRIEYRPFGKTGLNVTTISFGVMRTSEPNVIRKAVDMGINYYDTAHCYMGGNNEKILGKALKGVRDKVIIATKVHNDGNHSVESMTASIDASLKSLQTDYIDVMQLHNKTDAAGVLDSVAIEALEKCKKAGKIRFTGVTTHANETIVLDAAVKSAFYDMVLVSYNFMSPHNVAEAIARCHKAGLGVVAMKTQNGGYETKAIGNMTPHQASLRWVLDDKNVSNAIPSMISYEQLDEDFVVMGTMLGWSDRKILNKYAKSIEGTYCRRCGKCVASCKNNTDIPTLNRVLMYKEGYGDLRLARENYDLYNGAQHSAKCLTCSECVARCEYGIDIGKNMKKVQSLFA